In the genome of Desulfobacteraceae bacterium, the window CATAAATTGCGAATCCTGCATGCAGTGGCATATTGAACAGGCCGCCGCCGCTGGGGCGTCCTATGACGAGGTGTTGGAAGTGGTCGAAGTCGGAATCGAAATGGGGGCGGCCCCGCCACGGTATCCGCGCGTCTTGCGTTGCAGATCATGGAAGAAGTATATGAATTTCATTGACGCAACGCAATCTCCCGGCGTGCCCAGATTCAGAGCCGGTTGTCCAGATATACATCAGGTAACCCGGACGACCGGCCGGGAAGCGGCA includes:
- a CDS encoding carboxymuconolactone decarboxylase family protein, with the translated sequence MELEKAAFSGGALKKRGKELIAIGISVRINCESCMQWHIEQAAAAGASYDEVLEVVEVGIEMGAAPPRYPRVLRCRSWKKYMNFIDATQSPGVPRFRAGCPDIHQVTRTTGREAAKYLMAKCGFSI